GAAGGCGAAGTAGGTTTGATACTCTCCGAAGGAACCGTTATCAATAGACCTTCCTCATCAAATGATCCTAATATACCGCACTTTTACGGGGAGCAATCTCTGGCAGGATGGAAAAAAGTCATTGATAGCGTGCATACTGCAGAGGGACAAATGGGACCACAAATATGGCATATGGGAATTATGGACAACCACCATTCGGGTTGGGTTCCTCCTACACCTTTTGAAGGACCATCGGGTTTAAACAGACCAGGGTTTAACAATGGCAGTACCATGACTATAAATGATATCGAAAATACCATTATCGCTTTTGGTCAGGCTGCAGCCAATGCCAAAAGATTGGGTTTTGACTGTATTGAAATACACGGGGCACACGGTTATCTCATTGATCAATTTTTCTGGGAGGCGACAAATCTTCGTACAGATATTTATGGCGGAAAAACCCTTCCGGAACGTACTCGCTTTGCTGTAGATGTAATTAAAGAAATTAGAAAACAAGTAGGCGAAGATTTTGCTATAATCATGAGAGTTTCTCAGTTTAAACCATCGGATTACAATTTCAAACAAGCAAAAACACCTCAAGAAATGGAAGCCTGGCTTAGTCCGTTGATTGATGCCGGTGTCGATATTTTACATTGTTCTCAACGCCGTTTTTGGGAACCGGAATTTGAAGATAACGATCTTAACTTTGCAGGATGGGCTAAGAAATTAACTGGAAAACCAACTATTACCGTAGGTTCAATTGGACTTTCAAGTGATTTCTTTGGTGCGTTTGCAGGCGAAAGTTCTGAACCAACATCATTAGACGAATTAACTAGACGCTTAGACAGAGGAGATTTTGACCTCGTAGCAGTTGGAAGACCTCTCTTGTCGGACCCGAATTGGGTTGCCAAAATCAAAGCAGGAAAAAATGACCAACTAAAAGGCTTTAGCAAAGAAGCCTTGAGTGAATTGGTATTGGAATAAAACTAATAACAAAGTTAAAAGAGCTAAATATTCTAATGATTTCTTTTTTTTAACTTTTAAAACTATTTAATAAGTTTAAATTTAAGATGCTTTATTCGTTTCCTTACCAATAAAAAAGAGCCAATCAAAATTGACTGGCTCTTTAGTTTGAACTATTACTTTATTTCCAACCTCCTCCTAAATCCTTATAAACATTGACAGTAGCGTTGAACTGTTCTTTTTTTGTTTCTATCAATTCAAGTTTAGACTCTAAAGCGTCACGCTGCGTCATCAAAACTTCAAAATAATCTACTCTGGCAGACTTGAACAAATCATTAGAAACATCAATCGACCGGTTTAAGGCATTCACTTGTTGCCATTTCAAATCATAACTTTTTTCTAAATTATTAATTTTAGAGAGCTGATTAGAAACTTCCAAATATGCGTTTAAAATAGTACGTTCATAGTTATACATAGCCTGGATTTGACGTGAATTGGCGTTATTAAACTCTGCTTTGATTGCGTTTCTATTTATCAGTGGTGCAGCGATATCTCCCGCAAGAGAATAAAGTATAGACTCCGGAAACGTTAACAAATATGATGTTTTAAAAGCTTGTAATCCGATTCCAGCTGAAATAGCTAATGAAGGATAAAATTCGGCTCTAGCTATTTTTACGTCTAACTTTGCGGCAGCCAGTTCAAGTTCAGCTTGTTTAATATCGGGACGATTCGCCAATAATTGTGAAGGAATTCCCGAATCAATTGCTGAAGGCTGTAAATTCAAAAAATTGTTTTTATCCCTTATGATTTCTTGAGGATAACGGCCCAGTAAAAAGTTAATTCTATTTTCTGTTTCTTTTATCTTTTGGAGAATTTCAAACTCCATACTTTTCGAAGTTAATACTTCAGCCTGAAATTTTTGAACGGCAAGTTCTGTTGCTCTGGCAGTTTCTTTCTGAATTTTTACAATTTCCAGGGCATTTTTTTGTAATTCAATGTTCTGTTTTACAATGTTCAACTGACTATCCAGAGCAAGTAATTCATAATATGAATTAGCTACTTCTGCAATAAGATTTGTAAGTACAAAATTTTTACCTTCAATAGTAGATAAATACCTGCTAACAGCTGCTTTCTTAGAATTACGCAATTTTTTCCAGATATCAACTTCCCAATTTGCATAAGCAGCTAGAGTATAGTCCATAAGCGGATCAGGCATTTCTTTACCGGGAGTTATCTCAGTAGAAGCATCGCCGGCTCCTTGACTGGTATATCTTCCTACTTTTTCGACACCGGCTCCTGCCCTCACACCAACCTTTGGCAAAATCTCCCCTTTCTTGATGCGAATATCATTCTTGGTAATTTCTATTTCCTGTAAAGTAATCTGTAATTCCTGATTATTTGTGAGTGCAATATCAATCAAATTAACCAAGTTTTTATCCTTAAAGAAATTTTTCCAAGGAATAGTCGACGTGTTAGACGTATCCTTATTATTACTATACAATTCTGGCAAAGCATTATTTGTAGTTGTTCTTGTTGTAATAGCAGGAGCTTTACAACTTATCACCGATAGGAAAACACCTAACGGGATAAGGCATCGATATAACTTAATTTTATACATTGTGATCAATTTCTTCGGTTAATGGATTTTCTTCTTCATTTTTAACAAACTTTACTTTTTCTGAAATTCTGCCGAATATATAATACAATCCAGGTATAAGCAGCACACCAAAAATAGTTCCTATCAGCATCCCTCCTGCAGCTGCAGAACCGATGGTTCGGTTACCCACTTTTCCGGGTCCGGAAGCAAAAACTAATGGAATTAATCCGGCAATAAATGCAAATGAAGTCATGAGAATTGGACGGAACCGCAGCGCAGATCCTTCAATTGCAGCTTGAAGTACAGAATCTCCAGCACGGTGTCTTTGAACAGCAAACTCTACGATAAGTACTGCATTTTTCCCCAGCAAACCAATTAGCATTACCATGGCAACTTGAGCATAAATATTATTCTCTAAACCACATATTTTAAGTAACAAGAATGCTCCAAAAATACCCGCAACAAGCGATAGTATGACAACAAAAGGTAAAATAAAACTTTCATATTGTGCAGCAAGAATTAGATAAACAAAGCCTAAACAAATTAAGAAAATGTAAATCGCTTCATTACCACGGCCCACTTCATCTTTTGAAATTCCTGCCCAATCAATTCCATATCCTCTAGGCAGTGTTTTTTCGGCAACTTCTTGAATAGCTTTAATGGCTTCGCCACTACTATATCCCGTAGCAGATTGGCCACTTATTTCCGATGCATTATACATGTTTTGTCTTGTAATCTCAGACAATCCGTATACTTTTTCCATTTTCATAAAAGCGGAGAAAGGTACCATTTCATCTCGATTATTTTTTACATACAGTTTCATGATATCTTCGGGTAAAGCTCTATATTCAGGAGATGCTTGTACCATTACTTTATATTGACGCCCGTATTTAATAAAACTTATTTCATAATTACTTCCTACAAGTGTTGATAGCGTGTTCGTGGCATTTTCGATAGTCACCCCTTTTTGTTGTGCGATATCATTATCAATTCGAAGCATATACTGTGGAAAACTGGCACTATAAAATGTAAAAACCGAAGCCAGTTCAGGTCGTTTGTTGAGTTCTTTTACGAAATCATTACTCACAGTTTCCATCTTTTTATAATCTCCAGAACCTGCTTTATCTAATAAACGCAATTCAAAACCTCCTGCTGCTCCATAACCGGGAACGGCTGGCGGTTGAAAAAATTCAAGAGTGGCACCCGGAATATCTTTGGATTTTTCTTCAAGTTCATCTATAATTTCTTGTGAAGATTTTTTACGTTCGTCCCAACTTTTTAGGTTGATAAGACAGGTTCCTGAATTAGCTCCAGTTCCCTCGGTTAAAATTTCATAACCAGCTAAAGACGAAACCGATTTAACACCTTCGATACTTTCGGCAATTTTTTGTAATCGTTCTGAAATTTGATTAGTTCGTTCTAATGTTGAACCGGGAGGAGTCTGGATAACTGCATAAAACATCCCTTGATCTTCATTTGGAATAAATCCTGATGGAAGACTTGCATTCAAAAAATAAGTTCCAACACAGAAAAAAATAAGCATCCCAAAAGTGAAAACTCTTCTGTTTACAATCAAACCTAACAGATTTCTATATTTTCCAGATACACCGTTAAACCAATTATTAAAACTGTCCAATATTTTATTCAGTGGAGTTTTCTTTCTGGGTTTTCCATGATTATTTTTCAACATCATTGCACAAAGTGCTGGCGTTAGTGTCAATGCAACAACCCC
This region of Flavobacterium lacustre genomic DNA includes:
- a CDS encoding TolC family protein — translated: MYKIKLYRCLIPLGVFLSVISCKAPAITTRTTTNNALPELYSNNKDTSNTSTIPWKNFFKDKNLVNLIDIALTNNQELQITLQEIEITKNDIRIKKGEILPKVGVRAGAGVEKVGRYTSQGAGDASTEITPGKEMPDPLMDYTLAAYANWEVDIWKKLRNSKKAAVSRYLSTIEGKNFVLTNLIAEVANSYYELLALDSQLNIVKQNIELQKNALEIVKIQKETARATELAVQKFQAEVLTSKSMEFEILQKIKETENRINFLLGRYPQEIIRDKNNFLNLQPSAIDSGIPSQLLANRPDIKQAELELAAAKLDVKIARAEFYPSLAISAGIGLQAFKTSYLLTFPESILYSLAGDIAAPLINRNAIKAEFNNANSRQIQAMYNYERTILNAYLEVSNQLSKINNLEKSYDLKWQQVNALNRSIDVSNDLFKSARVDYFEVLMTQRDALESKLELIETKKEQFNATVNVYKDLGGGWK
- a CDS encoding NADH:flavin oxidoreductase — translated: MKTNSLFTPFSLKTLNLKNRIVMAPMTRSFSPNGVATDEVAAYYQKRAEGEVGLILSEGTVINRPSSSNDPNIPHFYGEQSLAGWKKVIDSVHTAEGQMGPQIWHMGIMDNHHSGWVPPTPFEGPSGLNRPGFNNGSTMTINDIENTIIAFGQAAANAKRLGFDCIEIHGAHGYLIDQFFWEATNLRTDIYGGKTLPERTRFAVDVIKEIRKQVGEDFAIIMRVSQFKPSDYNFKQAKTPQEMEAWLSPLIDAGVDILHCSQRRFWEPEFEDNDLNFAGWAKKLTGKPTITVGSIGLSSDFFGAFAGESSEPTSLDELTRRLDRGDFDLVAVGRPLLSDPNWVAKIKAGKNDQLKGFSKEALSELVLE
- a CDS encoding efflux RND transporter permease subunit codes for the protein MFNKFIQRPVLSIVISLMIVLLGLLALVQLPITLFPSISPPKVNVTASYPGANNELLIKSVIIPLERALNGVPGMKYIASDAGNDGEGTIQVIFNLGTDPNQASLNVQNRVASVVNKLPPIVVREGVKITREESNMLLYVNLYSTDPKADQKFLFNYADINILSELKRVDGVGVADILGNREYAMRIWLKPDRMLAYKISADEVMEALAQQSLEASPGKTGESSGKRSQSFEYVLKYPGRFTTQEQYGNIVLRANPDGQILRLKDVAKVEFGSSMYDIYSNLNGKPSAAIVLKQSYGSNATQVIKDVKAKLEEIKKTSFPKGMDYEISYDVSKFLDASIEKVIHTLIEAFILVGLVVFLFLGDWRSTLIPAIAVPVSLIGTFMFMQYFGITLNLITLFALVLAIGIVVDNAIVVIEAVHAKMETKHLSPKKATKEAMHEVSGAIIAITFVMAAVFIPVAFMSGPVGIFYRQFSITMATSIVLSGVVALTLTPALCAMMLKNNHGKPRKKTPLNKILDSFNNWFNGVSGKYRNLLGLIVNRRVFTFGMLIFFCVGTYFLNASLPSGFIPNEDQGMFYAVIQTPPGSTLERTNQISERLQKIAESIEGVKSVSSLAGYEILTEGTGANSGTCLINLKSWDERKKSSQEIIDELEEKSKDIPGATLEFFQPPAVPGYGAAGGFELRLLDKAGSGDYKKMETVSNDFVKELNKRPELASVFTFYSASFPQYMLRIDNDIAQQKGVTIENATNTLSTLVGSNYEISFIKYGRQYKVMVQASPEYRALPEDIMKLYVKNNRDEMVPFSAFMKMEKVYGLSEITRQNMYNASEISGQSATGYSSGEAIKAIQEVAEKTLPRGYGIDWAGISKDEVGRGNEAIYIFLICLGFVYLILAAQYESFILPFVVILSLVAGIFGAFLLLKICGLENNIYAQVAMVMLIGLLGKNAVLIVEFAVQRHRAGDSVLQAAIEGSALRFRPILMTSFAFIAGLIPLVFASGPGKVGNRTIGSAAAGGMLIGTIFGVLLIPGLYYIFGRISEKVKFVKNEEENPLTEEIDHNV